In Providencia hangzhouensis, the DNA window TTTATTTTATTTTTGGCATACCGATATCGACAAATATGCAGCGAGCTGTCCTTCTTAATGAAACAATGAATAATTGCGAAAAATTTCCCCTAAGGAAACGAGATAGAAAGAACAATAATATGGTGTTGAGGGCAGGCTAAACTGCCAAAAATAGCGATGAAACCCGGGTCTTTATCACCTTCATAAGTTAAAAAATAGGCGGTTATACTGCCATGATACGAGTGAATGATCAACAATATCGGGAAATAACATTAAATAGAGGATAAAAATATCATGTTAATTATCATTAAATTAATAATTAACAGTGCAGTATTTACATGTTTTACCAATAAGTTAACGCAAATGAGTGAAAGTAAGTACTAGATAAGTAAAAACCTTAGATAAATGGAGGTGGAAATGTGATTAGCGTAATTGGCTATCCTTACTGCCACGCCGATTATAGCCACTAAATGTAGATTGTTTTTTATCTAATTCATTTTGGCAGTTGATACAGAATTTAACGCCGGGTAATGCTAAACGGCGAGCCTCAGGAATTGCCTCACCACACTCTTCACAAAAATCGGCACTTTCACCTGAGTGCAATTGGCGACGAGCTTTCGCTACCGCATCATCAAGAGTGGCATCAATTTGTTCTTGAACAGCATCTTCATTTGCCCAACCATTTGCCATCATTCACCTCTGTTTGATTAAATATTGACCTATATACCAATATAGAGGCGAGAAAATTTAATTCAAGGGCAATTATTACTCTAAAGATAATGTCATATAAATGTGGTCCATTCCCTCTTCATCATACATTTCTCCCTCAGTTTGGTACCCCAGAGTATGGTAAAAATCAATGGCAGTATATTGCGCTGAAAGAGCTATTTTATGGTAATGATGAGAACGGCCATATTGCTCTACAAATTTCATTAATTCACGTCCTAGCCCTTTACTTCGGTGTGATTTTTGTACTGCGACACGGCCAACTTTGATAAGATTGTCTTCAAGTAGTACACAACGTAATACTGCAGCTGGCTGCCCATCTAAATACAAAACGACATGTAATGCGGACTCATCATATTCATCGACATCGATATCAGCGGGAAACCCCTGTTCTTGAGTAAAAACTTGTTGGCGCAGGTTGAAAGCATCAGTAAGGAGTTCTGGGTTTGTGTACCCCATGCTATGTTTAATTTGCATTAGTTTTCCTGGTAGCTAGCGAATAAGAAACATAATTATATCGTGGAATGGCGAAAGAGTTAGGTGGGTTTTGTTGTTTTTTTGCACCAAATAAGAATGCAGGCATTTAAAGCCCACATTCTTGAAGGGAACTGAGCGGAAAATTATTTTTTATTGGTTTCTGCGTCATTTTCTGCTTTGAGCGATTCCGTTTTTTCTTTCATATCGGTTGCGACTTCGTCAGCTTTATTAATCGCATCTGTTTTAACTTCTTGGCTCAGTTCTGACGCATTTTGTTTTAACTCTTCAGCTTTATTTTGCGCATCTTTCGTTAATTCATCAGCTTTTTGTTCACCATCTTCTTTTAATTGCTGGGCTTTTTCTTCAGCTTGTTTAACGGTGTCACTTGGTTTGGATGAGTCATCACAACCTACGATAACTGTAACAATTCCCGCGAAAAGAAGTGAAGTGATGAGTTTTATATTCATAAACATATCCTTAGCACGATGCTGGTAAAAATGTTATTAAAGCTCGATATTGGCATAATCGCCAATGTGTATATTTAACTATAGTTGAAATTAAGTGAGTTATAAAATAATTAGGTAAAAAACTGAAATCGTTATATTTTTTTTGATTGTAAACTCAAGTGAATGCTTTTTTTTGGAAAGTCATCTCTTGTTCCATGCTATAGAGTTATAAAATATAGAAAACCAAGCTAAACTGTTCGAACTTATTATTAAATAAATAATGAAAACAAATGTATGGCTTAGATAACAAAGGAATAGCATTATGGCGTACTATTATTCGTTGATTATTTTAAAATTTATTATCGGTTTTGCCATTGTTATCACTCATATGAATCTATCGGGAAAAACGCAGCTTTCCCAAATGACTCCTATTGATTTTATTGGTAATTTTGTTTTAGGAGGTATTATTGGTGGGGTGATTTACAGTGATACTATCCCATTGTACCAGTATGTGACTATTTTAATTATTGGTGTTTTGTTTATAAGCTTTTTGAACTTTTTAACAAAAAGATTTAATTTTTTTCGTAATGTGGCCATTGGTAATCCCATACCTATCATTAAAAAAGGCCAATTTATAATGGAAAACATCTTAGAAAAAGCCAATAAGATAGATCTCATCAATATTTCATCTAGAATTCATGCACAAGGCATTCATTCCTTTCAAGAAATTTATTATGCACAAATAGAACCTGATGGGCAGCTAACCATTATTTGTGATGAAAAAAATATGCCATCAGTGATCCTGATAAAAGAAGGGGTTATTAGAAGCTATGGTTTGGAATCTATCGAAAGAGATGAAGCTTGGTTAATGCAGCAAATTGAATTACAAGATATTGAATCAATAAACGATATTTTCTTAGCTGAATTTTGGCGTGGTGAAGTCACGTTTATTTTGCGGGATGGTAAAATAAACCGCAAGGGAGCACAGCATCTGAAAGTTATAGCTTAAATGAATAGGTCGGTGAAATGCAGATAACATTTCACCGACAGAGACCTAATTATTGTTTTAAATCATCATAAAGCATTAATGAGGATTTATTATCTGGGTCACCAATATAACGAGGTTGAGGTTTAAATGCCTCATTAAACAGGCTTTTTTCGGGCTCAAACCCAGTATAGTTTAAACCTGCTAAATCAGACCACGCGTAGATAAAGTCCATATTACTGAATGGTCGGGTTGTTTTATCATTCAAATCAAATTGATGAGTTGATAGCCACTCAGGTGATTGCCAAACTAGGAAAGGCACATTATAAATGACTTTACTTGGCTTACCTTCACTACGCCCTAACATTTTATGAGGCGGGGTATCATAAACATCTTCACCATGGTCTGAGAAAAACACCAGAAAACCATTTTCTTTTGAAGAATCAAAGTCCTTGATTAATGTTGAAACAACATAATCGTTATAATGTTGTGCGTTATCGTAAGCATTATAATCTTTCACTTCATCATCATTTAGGTTAGCGGGAACCACGCTGTCTTTATCTTTGAAAATGGCTTTATCTTCTGGATAGCGGAACTCATAGCGCATATGTGTTCCTAACAGATGGACCACGATAAATTTCTTTTCTGCTGGGTCTGCAAGCGCTTCTTTGAATGGTGCAAAAACCACGTCATCATAGATACGTGAGCTTTGAGCCATATCATTATTCAAATAATATTGCTTATCTGTTTGGCGAGAGAATGCCGTTAATAAGGTGTTGCGTTCAGTCATCGTCTGCTGGTTAGTGATCCAAAACGTTTTAAAGCCCGCTTGCTTCATCATGTTCATCATAGAAGGGCGCGAATTGAATAGTTCAGGCTCAGTTTGTGTCGCAAACGTCAGAATTTGTTGTAGTGCTTCAATAGTATAAGGTCGCGACGTCACAACATCATTGAATACGGATAAATTAGCAGGATAATCCCTTGCAAGTTCATCTAACTCAGGTGTCGTTGGGCGTGAATAGCCATATAGGCTCATTCTATCGCGGCTGGTGGACTCACCTATTACTAATACAAATGTGCGGGGTGTATCACCGTTTGCATCGACAAAGTTTTCTAATGGTGGAATTTTACTGTTGTCGCGGATTAATTCTTCCATGTTTGCTAGCTGGTTTTTATATAAAAAGTAACCACTCACAAACTGCCATGGCGCAGCGTAGGCGAGTTTACTATTTAAATATGATGCGACATTGGCCATTGGTCGGTCTTGTTTAATGCCTTTGTTATAATAAGGAATACCGAACAAAATAACTAAAATTAACAATGAAATACCGATTCGCCCTGACTTTGGCAGTGTTACCGGTTTTAGACGTGTCCATAGAAAAATTGCGACTACAGTATAGGCGAGTATGACTCCTAAGACTTTGAAGCTAAAATATTGTTTAAGGAATTCGCCTGCTTCATTAGTATTGGTTTCAAACATCACAAACATGACACTTTGGGATATTTGATGCCCATAAACCACAAAGTAGGCGAGGGCAACTACCGAAGAAAGCCATAAAACAATACCAATTAGTCCCGCAACTAACTTAACTTTTTTAGGGAACAGTAGGGCAGGAACCAGCCAAAGAGAGCTATAGAGTAGTGAATCTCTTAGGCCAATAGAATTACTTTGTCCTGTTACGAGCACATACAGTTGTAATAGTGATGAAAAATACCAAAAGTAGATTAGTAACCAGAACAGTGAGGTCCAGCTAAATTTTTCCGAGTGTGTAGTGTTACTCATAGGTTTTTAAACTCTTGTTTTCTATTATTGTTAAATCGAATTGAAAAATAATTGAGAAATCGGTTTTTAGATATAAAGACGTAGTTTAAGTTCCAAAATATATTATCTATAAATAATATTTCCTTAATAATCATATAACCGTTTGTTTACTAGTGTTTTTTAAAAGCTGTTTTGTTCGCTTGGAATTGGGCAGCTATCGTGATATTCAATTATAGACGATGTTTTGCTAGCCATTGTTAAAATAGTAAAATGTCCAATTAGCATTTGTCATCGTCTTTACGCCATTGGTACTATCCTTTGATGTATTTATGGTATATAAGAAAATTTGACGAATGCATCAATGAAGGGTGAGAGCAATACATGTTAGATAATTCATTTGTGGCTTTTTTAAAATCACCTCTATCAATCAGGGTGTTGCTTTCATTGCTAATAATTATTGATGGCGCAATGATTTTAAAGCCTGTATTAAGTGCTTATACCGACTACATTGATTGGCGCGAGTCAGGGCTAACACAGTGGTTAAAATCACTCGGCTTTATGAAGTTACTGGATATTCCTCGTTTTTTATTGGGAATTTCACTGATTTTCCTATCGTTATTTATGGTTAACGGAGCCCGTATTGCTTGGGTGTTCTCCTTATTTTTACTTGGGATTATTTCATTTGTTGACCTGCGGTTAACACAAGAAAACATACATCAAGGTTATTTTTCCCTCTTTTTATTGGTTGCTTTGTGCCTTTTTTGGAAGTTGTATCATCACCATAGCTTAACCAGTGCTGGCTTTGTGGCAATAACCTGTATTATTGCATTATTGCTGTATTCCATTTTTGGTACTTTATATATTGGTGATGAATTTTCACCAGTGGTTAAAGACGGCACAACGGCCTTTTATTTTGCTTTAGTCTGCATGACAACGGTCGGGTTTGGTGACATTGTTCCGGTTACAGTGGATGCGCGTGTATTCACGGTGACGGTGATTATTTTAGGAATTACAATTTTTACCACTTCAGTGGTTTATATTGTTGGGGTGTTAGCGAAAGGTACGAAAGAAATCGTGCGTAAGAGGTTTTCTTATATGAAAAATCATTATGTGGTGATTGGTAGCACACCAATGGCTGTCAATGTCTATCAAGGGCTGAAAAAACGAGAGCTGCCGGTGGCTGTGATTTGCCAAGAAAACCATCGCAGTCATTATCCCGAAAAAGATAATATTGTGACCGGTGACCCAACCAGTTCCGAATTGCTCGCCGCTGCTAATGTTAAACACGCAAAGTGTGTGTTAGTGATGACAGATAGCGATTCGCTCAGTACTTTCGCTTTATTGGGAGTGAAAGAGCAAGCAGGGGAAGGTAGCTCGGTAAAAACCGTGGTGCTAATTAACCAAGAGAGCAATATGGATAAAGTTCGCTTACTTAAACCTGATATGTTGTTTTCATTATCTACGCTAGGTTCAGAGGTTTTGATGCAAGTGCTTTGCGGTGAAGCAATATCGAGCGACTCTATTAGTGATATGCTGTTGAACAAAGTTGCAAAAAGCTAACCTTAAAATAAAAATAACGGGAATTGTGCTTCATGCTAAGTGCTCAACAAGTGAGTTGCCATCGGCAAAATAGGGTGTTATTCCATCAACTTGATTTTATAGTGCAACCTAGTGAAATCTTGCAAGTTGAAGGGCCAAATGGAGCGGGGAAAACAACCTTGCTACGAATGATGGCTGGGTTATTAAAACCTGATGAAGGGGCTGTCTGTTGGAATAATCAATCGATTGATAAACTAAAAGAAGAATTTACTCGTCATTTACTTTATTTAGGCCACAAACCAGCGGTTAAATCATTATTAACACCTTATGAAAACCTC includes these proteins:
- the cptA gene encoding phosphoethanolamine transferase CptA, translated to MSNTTHSEKFSWTSLFWLLIYFWYFSSLLQLYVLVTGQSNSIGLRDSLLYSSLWLVPALLFPKKVKLVAGLIGIVLWLSSVVALAYFVVYGHQISQSVMFVMFETNTNEAGEFLKQYFSFKVLGVILAYTVVAIFLWTRLKPVTLPKSGRIGISLLILVILFGIPYYNKGIKQDRPMANVASYLNSKLAYAAPWQFVSGYFLYKNQLANMEELIRDNSKIPPLENFVDANGDTPRTFVLVIGESTSRDRMSLYGYSRPTTPELDELARDYPANLSVFNDVVTSRPYTIEALQQILTFATQTEPELFNSRPSMMNMMKQAGFKTFWITNQQTMTERNTLLTAFSRQTDKQYYLNNDMAQSSRIYDDVVFAPFKEALADPAEKKFIVVHLLGTHMRYEFRYPEDKAIFKDKDSVVPANLNDDEVKDYNAYDNAQHYNDYVVSTLIKDFDSSKENGFLVFFSDHGEDVYDTPPHKMLGRSEGKPSKVIYNVPFLVWQSPEWLSTHQFDLNDKTTRPFSNMDFIYAWSDLAGLNYTGFEPEKSLFNEAFKPQPRYIGDPDNKSSLMLYDDLKQ
- a CDS encoding DksA/TraR family C4-type zinc finger protein, which gives rise to MANGWANEDAVQEQIDATLDDAVAKARRQLHSGESADFCEECGEAIPEARRLALPGVKFCINCQNELDKKQSTFSGYNRRGSKDSQLR
- a CDS encoding GNAT family N-acetyltransferase; protein product: MQIKHSMGYTNPELLTDAFNLRQQVFTQEQGFPADIDVDEYDESALHVVLYLDGQPAAVLRCVLLEDNLIKVGRVAVQKSHRSKGLGRELMKFVEQYGRSHHYHKIALSAQYTAIDFYHTLGYQTEGEMYDEEGMDHIYMTLSLE
- a CDS encoding DUF421 domain-containing protein, whose amino-acid sequence is MAYYYSLIILKFIIGFAIVITHMNLSGKTQLSQMTPIDFIGNFVLGGIIGGVIYSDTIPLYQYVTILIIGVLFISFLNFLTKRFNFFRNVAIGNPIPIIKKGQFIMENILEKANKIDLINISSRIHAQGIHSFQEIYYAQIEPDGQLTIICDEKNMPSVILIKEGVIRSYGLESIERDEAWLMQQIELQDIESINDIFLAEFWRGEVTFILRDGKINRKGAQHLKVIA
- a CDS encoding ion channel; the encoded protein is MLDNSFVAFLKSPLSIRVLLSLLIIIDGAMILKPVLSAYTDYIDWRESGLTQWLKSLGFMKLLDIPRFLLGISLIFLSLFMVNGARIAWVFSLFLLGIISFVDLRLTQENIHQGYFSLFLLVALCLFWKLYHHHSLTSAGFVAITCIIALLLYSIFGTLYIGDEFSPVVKDGTTAFYFALVCMTTVGFGDIVPVTVDARVFTVTVIILGITIFTTSVVYIVGVLAKGTKEIVRKRFSYMKNHYVVIGSTPMAVNVYQGLKKRELPVAVICQENHRSHYPEKDNIVTGDPTSSELLAAANVKHAKCVLVMTDSDSLSTFALLGVKEQAGEGSSVKTVVLINQESNMDKVRLLKPDMLFSLSTLGSEVLMQVLCGEAISSDSISDMLLNKVAKS